The genomic stretch TGCGGGACTCGGTCGAGAACGAGTGGCTTTGCCTACGCATTTTGGCGCATTTCGGTCTCGAAGTGGCCTCGGCGCAGATACTGCGGTTCGGTGCGCAACGCGTCCTCGCCGTGGAGCGTTTCGACCGGGTGCGGCAGGCGGACGGGGGCTGGATCGCGCGGTTGCCGCAGGAGGATTTTTGTCAGGCGCTCGGCTTGTCGTCGTCGCTCAAGTACGAAGCGGACGGCGGACCCGGCATGCGCGAGGTGTTTCGCGTGCTGGAGACCAGTGCGCGGGCGCAAGCGGACAAGGAGACGTTTCTCCGCGCCCAAGTCTTGTTCTGGATGCTCGCGGCCACGGATGGGCATGCGAAGAACTTCTCTCTCTTTCACGAGCGCGGGGGCACGTATCGGCTTACGCCGCTCTACGACGTGCTCTCGGCTTGGCCGATCGTCGGCGCCGGTCCGGGCCTGGTCGACGAGCGGAAACTCCGCCTCGCGATGGCCGTGCGCTCGAGCAACGCCCATTGGAAATGGTCCGAGATCCTGCCGCGTCATTGGGACGCGGTCGCCCGCAGCGCGGGTCTCGGCGACGCGCAGGCGGTGACGACCGAACTCGCCGCGAAGACGCCGGCTGCGATCGCTGCGGTGCGGGCGGAACTCCCGGCGGATTTTCCAGCGGGCGTGTCGGAGCCGGTCTTCGCGGGCCTCGAGCGCAGCGCGCGTCGGCTGTGTGAGGAGATCGGTTGAAGGCGTCGCGGCAGAACTTCCGCGTTCGCGGAGCGCTCGGAGCGCAGATCCACAGACCACAAAACGCGTCGTGCTTCGGATTGTGATGCGCGCGGACTGAGCCGGACTCATGCAGTTGAAGTGGTTGGCACGACGCGGTGTCGTGGGGATCGGGCGTACAGACCGTCAATTGCATCGCAGGGGTGGTCTGGCTGCGTAAAGCGTTGTAGAAGAGCGAGCCACCACGAGCGTGCGCGCTGTGTGGCTACGGCGAGTTTGAGCGTGGCACGCCCCTGGGCGTGGCTGAAGACCGCGGCGCACGAGAACAGTCGCCAGCGCAAGTTGACCAGTTCGGCGCGCGAGGTGCTGCCGAGGCGTCGTTGCAGGCCCACGCACAGGTTGTAGGCACAGATGGCCAGATGACAGGCCGCCTCGGTAGCCCAGAACGAGCGGCAGCACAGGCCCTTGAGGCCGAACTGCGAGCCGAGTTCCTTGATGCGATTCTCGATGTCTGGGCTTGCCTCGGAAAAGTGGACACCAAATCAGGCGGTCTTGGTGTCATGTTCGAATCGTTGATTTTCGAAGGCCACAGGTGAGAGGTAACCGAGCGAGCTGTGGCGCCTTGTTCGGTTGTAGAAGGTCTCGATGTAGTCGAAGCTGGCAAGTTCGACGTCACGATGATCGGGCGGAATCGACTCTTCGATGCCGCTTTCGGTCTTGAAGGTACTGAAGAACGATTCCGCCGCGGCGTTGTCGTAACAGTTGCCCGCGCGGCTCATGCTTCGAGCGATGTGATGTTCGGCGAGGATGTTTTGATAATCCCCGTCGGCGTACTGGCTGCCGCGATCGGAGTGATGCATCAGTCCGGGGCGAGGTTTTCGGCATGCGAGCGCACGATACAGCGCGGCGATCGCCAGGCCGGCGTGCAGGGTGAGCGCGACGGCCCAGCCGACTATCATGCGACTCCACAGGTCCATGATCACGGCCAGATAGCACCAGCCTTCTCGGGTTTTGATGTAGGTGATGTCCGAGACCCAGACTTCGTCGGGGCCGGTGGGCTGCGGCCGTTCGGCGAGCAGGTTCGCCGACACGGTCTTGCCGTGCGAGCTGTCGGTGGTGCGGGGACGCCGTTGCTGCCGCTTGCGACCGCGCAGGCGCATCTCGCGCATCAGTCGAGCGCAGCGGCGTTTGCTGATGGGCGTGCCTGCCGCTCGTAGTTCCGCGACGATGCGTGGGGCTCCGTAGTTGCCCCGGCTGCGGCGATGGACGGCTGCTATTCGTCGTTTGAGATCGGTATCGTGCATCCGCCGCGCCGAGGGCTCGCGACGGCGCCAGGCGTAGTAGCCGCTCGCGGACACCTCCAAGAGTCGGCAAAGCGTGCGGACGGGATGCTCGCGCCTCAAGCGGTCGACCTGGGCAAACCTCTCCTGGGCGTCTCGGAGAGGATGCCCAGAGATTTTTTTAGCACTGTTTCCCGTTCCTGCATCCGCACGATCTCGGCGCGCAGCCGCGCAATCTCGCGGTCCTTGTCCTCGCACGAGCGCACCGTCGCTGCGCCGCCACCGCTCGCGGGCGCATACTGAGACTGCCTCGATTCGGTGGACACGAGAGCGGCCGTGCTCTATGGTTGCGGATTGGTCGCTTCCTGCGGCAAGCTTCTTGGCTCCTGTCCTCGGAAGCGACCAATCCGCAACCATAGAGCACGGCCGCTCTCGTGTCCACCGAATCGAGGCAGTCTCAGTCGGCGCGTCCGTTGTAGCGGCGCCACACCGCCAGCGCATCGAGGCTGGCGGGCAGGTTGGTGCGCAGGGCCTGGAACTTGTAGCCGGGCACCTCCAGCAGGCGTTTGCCACCGCCGTGGGGACGTTCGGCGATACGCTGGCGCACCACGATCAGACGCGAGCCCTCGTGGTCCACCTCCTGTACCTCCAGGCCCGCCACCTCGGTCTTCACCCAGGCCGAGTCGTCGTGACGACACAGCGCCTGCACCGGCGAACGCAGCGCGGCGGTCATGATGTAGGCCAGACCGCGTTGCTCGAGTTCGGCGATCATGCTCGCGGAGCAAAAGCCGCTGTCGGCGCGCACCAGCGCGATGCGCACGCTCGCGGGCAATCGCGCGAGCGTGTCGCCCAGAAACGTCGCCGCGCCGCTGACACACGCCGTGTTGCCAGGCCGCAGCCAGAAGTGCGCGACCTGCGAGGCCTCGGCCAGCGCCGCCACGATCGGCCGGTGGCACGGCTTGAGGCCCTTGCGCGTGTAGCCCACACGCACGCCCTGCTGGTGACCGTCCTCGTGGACCAGCGCGAAGGAATCCAAGTCCAGCGTGTAGCCCTCGGCACGCTCGGGCAGCGCACGCAGACTCCAGGCGTGCAGACCCGAGAGGCTCTCGCAGGCCGCTCGCGTGCATCCGGCGAAAAAGCGCGAGAGCGTGGACTGACTGGGCACCGCCTCGATGCCCAGCACCTCGGCCACCGCCGGGTCGTGCGCCAGATGCGCCACGCGCGCGAGCTTGTCGGCGCCACAGAGGATCCCGCCGATGAATCCCAGCGCCGTGTCCGTCGGATCATACGCGTTGGGACTGCTGGGGCGATGCGGTAAGCGCTCGCGCAGTTGCTCGCGCAGCCCGATCTCCTGCA from Opitutales bacterium ASA1 encodes the following:
- a CDS encoding type II toxin-antitoxin system HipA family toxin, encoding MVTRMAKTSSGSLGVWMNGRHVGTWSHGRRGGDHFAYEPGWIEAPAARVLSLSLPFVPGNRPHRGAVVEHYFDNLLPDSDAIRRRLRSRFAADSTGAFDLLAAIGRDCVGAVQLLPEGENPGDVRRIEAEPLDDGGVEAMLAAATSTVRPPGWSAEEDDFRISIAGAQEKTALLFHQGRWCRPLGATPTTHIFKLPLGLVGNLRADLRDSVENEWLCLRILAHFGLEVASAQILRFGAQRVLAVERFDRVRQADGGWIARLPQEDFCQALGLSSSLKYEADGGPGMREVFRVLETSARAQADKETFLRAQVLFWMLAATDGHAKNFSLFHERGGTYRLTPLYDVLSAWPIVGAGPGLVDERKLRLAMAVRSSNAHWKWSEILPRHWDAVARSAGLGDAQAVTTELAAKTPAAIAAVRAELPADFPAGVSEPVFAGLERSARRLCEEIG
- a CDS encoding hypothetical protein (frameshifted, insertion/deletion at around 1314885), with product MRREHPVRTLCRLLEVSASGYYAWRRREPSARRMHDTDLKRRIAAVHRRSRGNYGAPRIVAELRAAGTPISKRRCARLMREMRLRGRKRQQRRPRTTDSSHGKTVSANLLAERPQPTGPDEVWVSDITYIKTREGWCYLAVIMDLWSRMIVGWAVALTLHAGLAIAALYRALACRKPRPGLMHHSDRGSQYADGDYQNILAEHHIARSMSRAGNCYDNAAAESFFSTFKTESGIEESIPPDHRDVELASFDYIETFYNRTRRHSSLGYLSPVAFENQRFEHDTKTA